One genomic window of Musa acuminata AAA Group cultivar baxijiao unplaced genomic scaffold, Cavendish_Baxijiao_AAA HiC_scaffold_1137, whole genome shotgun sequence includes the following:
- the LOC135670994 gene encoding cytosolic sulfotransferase 11-like: protein MADVSKSLSPSRTKEEEEVHRRTYQHFTQLVSALPSVEAGNINPIHCYSGWYGFPLAIIGTMAAQKYFKARPTDVLVATIPKSGTTWMKALVFSTIHRGSGVDSRRALESCNPHECIPFLELQIYTNNRVPDLSKLPPPRLFSTHIPFHSLPASVVDSDCRVVYVCRNPKDNFVSLWHHKNRQATEANEEPWQLEKALDSFCKGFSFYGPYWDHVLGYWKAHLERPKNILFVKYEELLQDTVAQLKRLAEFLGCPFSEDEEKEGVIDGIVRLCAMDSLSNLEVNRSGTMDLGGWTVDNSFLFRRGVVGDWLNHLTPEMADRLDEMTKEKFAGSGLMF, encoded by the coding sequence ATGGCCGACGTTTCCAAATCCCTCTCTCCATCGAGgaccaaggaagaagaagaagtccaTCGCCGGACCTATCAACACTTCACACAACTCGTGTCGGCACTACCAAGCGTAGAGGCCGGCAATATCAACCCAATCCACTGCTACAGCGGCTGGTATGGGTTTCCGTTGGCCATAATAGGCACCATGGCCGCCCAAAAATACTTCAAAGCTCGCCCTACCGACGTACTAGTCGCCACCATTCCCAAGTCCGGCACCACATGGATGAAAGCTCTCGTCTTCTCCACCATACATCGCGGTTCTGGCGTCGACTCCCGACGTGCCTTGGAGTCCTGCAATCCCCACGAGTGCATCCCCTTTCTTGAACTCCAAATCTACACCAACAACCGAGTACCTGACCTGAGCAAGCTGCCACCCCCCCGACTCTTCTCCACACACATCCCCTTCCATTCCCTACCGGCGTCGGTGGTGGACTCCGACTGCAGAGTCGTGTACGTGTGCCGCAACCCCAAGGACAACTTCGTATCGTTATGGCACCACAAAAACAGGCAAGCGACGGAGGCCAACGAGGAGCCATGGCAGCTCGAGAAGGCCTTGGACAGCTTCTGCAAGGGCTTCTCCTTCTATGGCCCGTATTGGGATCATGTGCTCGGTTACTGGAAGGCGCACTTGGAAAGGCCAAAAAATATATTGTTCGTGAAGTACGAGGAGCTGCTGCAGGACACCGTAGCTCAGCTGAAGCGGCTGGCGGAGTTCCTTGGCTGCCCCTTCTCGGAGGATGAGGAGAAGGAAGGGGTGATCGATGGCATCGTGCGGTTGTGTGCCATGGATAGCTTAAGCAATTTGGAGGTGAACAGGAGCGGCACCATGGACTTGGGGGGTTGGACGGTCGACAACAGCTTCTTATTCAGACGCGGTGTGGTGGGGGATTGGCTGAATCATCTCACGCCCGAGATGGCTGATCGATTGGATGAGATGACGAAGGAGAAATTTGCTGGTTCTGGTTTGATGTTCTAA